A stretch of the Rhizomicrobium sp. genome encodes the following:
- the scpB gene encoding SMC-Scp complex subunit ScpB produces MEQEGADIAAETPAAEAVGVNPEHLRMTEALLFAASEPLDEKALATSLPEGADVPALLAELQGIYEVRGVNLVHVAGKWQFRTASDLAFLLRKEQPEQRRLSRAAIETLAIIAYHQPVTRAEIEDIRGVMLSKGTLDVLMEIGWVKIRGRKRTPGRPVTFGTTEAFLLQFGLESVNHLPGVDELKAAGFLEAIPPAGFDVPNPSDELGPDEDPYTGEEEADLATGGPELD; encoded by the coding sequence GTGGAACAAGAGGGGGCCGACATCGCGGCCGAGACGCCAGCCGCCGAGGCCGTGGGCGTGAACCCCGAGCATTTGCGCATGACCGAAGCATTGCTGTTCGCGGCCAGCGAGCCGCTGGATGAGAAGGCGCTGGCAACATCGCTGCCGGAAGGCGCCGACGTTCCGGCGCTGCTGGCGGAGCTTCAGGGAATCTATGAGGTGCGAGGCGTAAACCTCGTGCATGTCGCAGGAAAATGGCAGTTCCGCACCGCTTCGGACCTCGCCTTCCTGTTGCGCAAGGAACAGCCGGAGCAGCGCCGCCTGAGCCGGGCCGCGATCGAGACCTTGGCGATCATCGCCTATCATCAGCCTGTGACGCGGGCCGAGATCGAGGATATCCGCGGCGTGATGCTCTCGAAGGGCACGCTGGACGTGCTGATGGAGATCGGCTGGGTGAAGATCCGCGGCCGCAAGCGTACCCCGGGCCGCCCGGTGACCTTCGGCACGACGGAGGCCTTCCTGCTGCAGTTCGGGCTGGAGAGCGTGAACCACCTGCCGGGCGTCGACGAGCTCAAGGCGGCCGGGTTCCTGGAAGCGATCCCGCCGGCCGGCTTCGACGTGCCGAACCCGAGCGACGAGCTGGGACCGGACGAGGATCCGTATACCGGCGAGGAAGAGGCCGACCTCGCGACGGGCGGGCCGGAGCTGGATTGA
- a CDS encoding ScpA family protein codes for MSEAGENFGEFDSIVAPADEALMVHVDGFDGPLDLLLTLARNQKVDIAKISILKLADQYLEFIEAAKKINLELAADYLVMAAWLAYLKSRLILPQPPAADGEPTADEMATRLRWRLQRLEAMRQAAARLMAGNRLDRDVFARGDPEPVNVVKLKTYKDTLFDLLTAYATQRTKTLGGKTYVRQHAPVLLIEEARARLERMLGKIADWNVLERLLPFEWSGGQRRRSALASTLLACLELARDGKIEIRQMAPFEPVFIRDRLAPTAEVSP; via the coding sequence ATGAGCGAAGCGGGCGAGAATTTCGGCGAGTTCGACTCCATCGTGGCGCCCGCCGACGAAGCGCTGATGGTGCATGTCGACGGCTTCGACGGACCGCTCGACCTGCTGCTGACGCTGGCGCGGAACCAGAAGGTCGACATCGCGAAGATCTCGATCCTCAAGCTCGCCGACCAGTATCTCGAATTCATCGAGGCGGCGAAGAAGATCAATCTCGAGCTCGCCGCCGACTATCTCGTGATGGCGGCGTGGCTCGCCTATCTCAAATCGCGCCTGATCCTGCCGCAGCCGCCCGCCGCGGACGGCGAGCCGACGGCCGACGAGATGGCGACCCGGCTGCGCTGGCGGCTGCAGCGGCTCGAGGCGATGCGCCAGGCGGCGGCGCGGCTGATGGCCGGCAACCGGCTGGACCGCGACGTGTTCGCGCGGGGCGATCCCGAGCCGGTCAACGTGGTGAAGCTGAAGACCTACAAGGACACGCTGTTCGACCTGCTGACCGCCTATGCGACGCAGCGGACCAAGACGCTGGGCGGCAAGACCTATGTCCGGCAGCATGCGCCGGTCCTCCTGATCGAGGAGGCGCGGGCCCGACTCGAGCGAATGCTGGGCAAGATCGCCGACTGGAACGTGCTGGAGCGGCTGCTGCCGTTCGAGTGGTCGGGCGGGCAGCGGCGGCGTTCGGCGCTGGCCAGCACGCTGCTCGCCTGTCTGGAACTGGCGCGGGACGGTAAGATCGAGATTCGCCAGATGGCGCCCTTTGAGCCGGTCTTCATCCGCGACCGGCTCGCGCCCACCGCAGAGGTTAGCCCATGA
- the nagZ gene encoding beta-N-acetylhexosaminidase has product MRSRAIYGCAGTALAAEERDFFREVQPWGFILFTRNIHDRAQIRDLVESLRDTVGDARAPVLIDQEGGRVARLRPPGWRERPPAARFGAIYAEQHEVALEAVYLNARLIAHDLSELGINVDCLPLLDVPVEGADAVIGDRAFASDPAAIIDLGRAQIEGLMEGGVLPIMKHIPGHGRATADSHLALPRVATEAEELSATDFVTFRSLNTCPMAMTAHVVYEALDPQRPATTSPKIIRDVIRGEMGFDGLLISDDLSMNALDGPLSVRTKAALFAGCDVILHCNGKMDEMREVASEVKVLDGAGLRRAEHALSLLSVPDAFDPAAAEARLAELMSAIGQNA; this is encoded by the coding sequence ATGCGCTCGCGCGCGATCTATGGCTGCGCCGGAACGGCACTGGCGGCGGAGGAGCGGGATTTCTTCCGCGAGGTGCAGCCTTGGGGCTTCATCCTCTTCACGCGGAACATCCATGATCGGGCGCAAATCCGCGATCTCGTTGAGTCTTTGCGCGATACGGTCGGTGATGCCCGTGCCCCGGTCCTGATCGACCAGGAAGGCGGCCGCGTGGCGCGGCTGCGGCCGCCCGGCTGGCGCGAGCGGCCGCCCGCGGCGCGGTTCGGCGCGATCTATGCCGAGCAGCACGAGGTCGCGCTGGAGGCGGTCTACCTCAATGCAAGGCTGATCGCGCACGACCTTTCGGAACTGGGCATCAATGTCGACTGCCTGCCGCTGCTGGACGTGCCCGTCGAGGGCGCCGACGCGGTCATCGGCGACCGTGCCTTCGCGAGCGATCCGGCGGCGATCATCGATCTGGGGCGGGCGCAGATCGAGGGGCTGATGGAGGGCGGCGTGCTGCCCATCATGAAGCACATCCCGGGTCATGGCCGCGCCACGGCCGATTCGCATCTCGCCCTGCCGCGCGTCGCGACCGAGGCGGAGGAGCTCAGCGCCACCGATTTCGTGACCTTCCGCAGCCTCAACACCTGCCCGATGGCGATGACGGCGCATGTGGTTTACGAGGCGCTGGATCCGCAGCGGCCTGCGACAACCAGCCCGAAAATCATCCGCGACGTGATTCGCGGCGAGATGGGCTTCGATGGCCTGTTGATATCGGACGATCTTTCCATGAACGCGCTGGACGGGCCCTTGTCGGTGCGTACAAAGGCTGCACTGTTTGCAGGCTGCGACGTGATCCTGCACTGCAACGGCAAGATGGACGAGATGCGCGAAGTGGCTTCCGAGGTGAAAGTGCTGGACGGTGCGGGCTTGCGCCGCGCCGAACACGCGCTCTCGCTCCTCAGCGTGCCGGACGCGTTCGATCCCGCCGCCGCCGAGGCGCGGCTGGCCGAACTCATGAGCGCCATCGGACAGAACGCATGA
- a CDS encoding SPOR domain-containing protein, whose product MANFERGSDDVRVFDGGEDEEDVEGSRLPLLIVIALLVLAAFGAVVWLAYQRGVQQGHAEIPRTIAAESGPAKVAPADAGGTQTPYTGLKIYQQHAPSDEEANADTAPPPSNDALKPPPVVAAPVTAPPPVVPKPEAAAKPQAVAPKPAPVVAKPVAETKPIPVESKPVPVKPEPAAAKPVEAAAPAESSAGGSALLQIGSYKSQADADAAWTAYKHKHPGVAGLTTDVKQVDLGEKGTWFRLRIVASKAGAVALCDKLKAEGGACIPSK is encoded by the coding sequence ATGGCCAATTTCGAACGCGGCTCGGACGACGTGCGCGTCTTCGATGGCGGTGAAGACGAGGAAGACGTCGAGGGCTCGCGCCTTCCGCTCCTGATCGTCATCGCGCTTCTGGTGCTGGCGGCGTTCGGCGCCGTGGTCTGGCTCGCCTATCAGCGCGGCGTGCAGCAGGGCCATGCCGAAATCCCGCGCACCATCGCCGCCGAATCCGGTCCCGCCAAGGTCGCGCCGGCCGATGCCGGCGGCACGCAGACGCCCTATACCGGGCTCAAGATCTATCAGCAGCACGCGCCGTCGGACGAAGAGGCGAATGCCGACACCGCGCCGCCGCCCTCCAACGACGCGCTGAAGCCGCCGCCGGTCGTGGCCGCGCCCGTGACGGCGCCACCGCCAGTCGTACCCAAGCCGGAGGCGGCGGCGAAGCCGCAGGCCGTGGCGCCCAAGCCTGCGCCGGTCGTCGCCAAGCCCGTTGCCGAGACCAAGCCGATCCCGGTCGAGAGCAAACCCGTGCCAGTCAAGCCGGAGCCCGCCGCGGCCAAGCCGGTCGAGGCCGCGGCGCCGGCCGAGTCGTCGGCGGGCGGCAGTGCCTTGCTGCAGATCGGCTCCTACAAATCGCAGGCCGACGCGGATGCGGCCTGGACGGCCTACAAGCACAAACATCCCGGGGTTGCCGGGCTGACGACCGATGTGAAGCAGGTCGACCTCGGCGAAAAAGGTACTTGGTTCCGCCTGCGCATCGTCGCCAGCAAGGCCGGCGCGGTGGCCTTGTGCGACAAGCTGAAGGCCGAGGGTGGCGCCTGCATTCCGTCGAAATGA
- a CDS encoding deoxyguanosinetriphosphate triphosphohydrolase: MSCIFSSKVFDIMPSGHLIPPLYEPPAARAAYATRPPESRGRFHAEPESATRTCYQRDRDRIIHSAAFRRLKHKTQVFVQHEGDYYRTRLTHSLEVAQIARSVARVLALDEDLAETLALAHDLGHTPFGHAGEDALSAVTQGIGGFDHNAHALRLVTKLEHRYAEFDGLNLTWETLEGLVKHNGPLQPPLAGPIQSFDARWPLDLHEWPSLEAQVAALADDIAYVNHDIDDGLRAELFGIDDLAAAPLAGAHVAAVRARFGDLELGRFIGELVRALIGQLVNDLLAETRRCIAGAQLTAAAGVRSQGRALATFSPAMAEQVAAIKRFLFAHMYRHPRVMVPVGRAKAVVAELFEAFSSEPGKMPADWAGLCGSPGDAVTGGVVRDYIAGMTDRYALSEYARVFRKEVVL; the protein is encoded by the coding sequence ATGTCGTGTATCTTTTCGTCGAAGGTATTCGACATCATGCCGTCCGGCCATCTGATTCCGCCTCTCTACGAGCCGCCCGCGGCGCGCGCCGCCTATGCCACGCGGCCGCCCGAGAGTCGCGGCCGGTTCCATGCCGAACCCGAGAGCGCGACGCGCACCTGCTACCAGCGCGACCGCGACCGGATCATCCATTCGGCGGCGTTCCGCCGGCTCAAGCACAAGACGCAGGTCTTCGTGCAGCATGAGGGCGACTATTACCGCACGCGGCTGACGCATTCGCTGGAAGTGGCGCAGATCGCGCGCAGCGTGGCGCGGGTGCTGGCGCTGGACGAGGACCTCGCCGAGACGCTGGCGCTCGCCCATGATCTCGGCCACACGCCGTTCGGCCATGCCGGCGAGGACGCCCTGAGCGCGGTGACGCAAGGCATCGGCGGCTTCGATCACAATGCGCATGCGCTGCGGCTGGTGACAAAGCTCGAGCACCGCTATGCCGAATTCGACGGGCTGAACCTGACCTGGGAGACGCTGGAGGGGCTGGTCAAGCACAATGGGCCGCTCCAGCCGCCGCTGGCGGGACCGATCCAGTCCTTCGACGCGCGCTGGCCGCTGGACCTGCACGAATGGCCGTCGCTGGAGGCGCAGGTCGCGGCGCTGGCCGACGACATCGCCTATGTGAACCACGATATCGACGACGGCTTGCGCGCCGAACTGTTCGGCATCGACGATCTCGCGGCGGCGCCGCTGGCCGGGGCGCACGTCGCGGCGGTGCGCGCGCGCTTCGGCGACCTCGAGCTCGGGCGCTTCATCGGCGAACTGGTGCGCGCCCTGATCGGCCAGCTGGTGAACGACCTGCTGGCGGAGACGCGGCGGTGCATCGCGGGGGCGCAGCTGACCGCGGCGGCCGGGGTGCGGAGCCAGGGCCGCGCCTTGGCGACGTTCTCGCCGGCGATGGCGGAGCAGGTCGCCGCGATCAAGCGCTTCCTCTTCGCGCATATGTACCGCCATCCGCGCGTCATGGTGCCGGTCGGTCGCGCCAAGGCCGTGGTGGCGGAACTGTTCGAGGCCTTCAGCAGCGAGCCGGGGAAAATGCCCGCGGATTGGGCGGGGCTTTGCGGCAGCCCGGGCGACGCCGTGACCGGCGGCGTGGTGCGCGATTACATCGCAGGCATGACCGACCGCTACGCCCTGTCGGAATATGCCCGCGTCTTCCGCAAGGAGGTCGTATTGTGA
- the erpA gene encoding iron-sulfur cluster insertion protein ErpA — MTIETALPVTVSPRAAKRIAEILKSEPAPAMLRLAVTGGGCSGFQYNFALDDQRMDDDLVVERDGATVLIDPVSLDFLKGAEIDFSNDLIGAAFKVNNPNAQSSCGCGTSFSV, encoded by the coding sequence ATGACCATCGAAACCGCCCTGCCCGTCACCGTCTCCCCGCGCGCCGCCAAGCGCATCGCGGAGATCCTGAAGTCGGAACCCGCGCCCGCCATGCTGCGTCTCGCGGTGACCGGCGGCGGCTGCTCGGGCTTCCAATACAATTTCGCGCTCGACGACCAGCGCATGGACGACGATCTCGTGGTGGAGCGCGACGGCGCCACCGTGCTGATCGACCCGGTCAGCCTCGACTTCCTCAAGGGGGCCGAGATCGACTTCTCCAACGACCTGATCGGCGCCGCGTTCAAGGTGAACAACCCGAACGCCCAGTCTTCCTGCGGCTGCGGCACCAGCTTTTCGGTCTGA
- the xth gene encoding exodeoxyribonuclease III: MKIATWNVNSIRSRLDAALAYLKESSPDVLCLQELKCQDEQFPREPFEALGYNCAVHGQKSYNGVAILSKRPMEDVTPRLPGDDADNHSRYMEALIPGARGVVRVGCLYAPNGNPIGTEKFSYKLAWHERLNKRAKALLADEEAVALLGDYNIIPMPEDCKDPKSWIKDALYQPESRAAFRRLAHLGYTDAFRACNAEPHQYTFWDYFAGSFERNNGIRIDHIMLSPQAADTLKTCVIDKFVREREKPSDHTPIWCELDI, from the coding sequence ATGAAGATCGCCACCTGGAACGTCAACTCCATCCGCTCGCGGCTCGACGCGGCGCTGGCCTATCTCAAGGAGTCCTCGCCCGACGTGCTCTGCCTGCAGGAGCTCAAATGCCAGGACGAGCAGTTCCCGCGCGAGCCCTTCGAGGCGCTCGGCTACAACTGCGCCGTCCACGGCCAGAAGAGCTATAATGGCGTCGCGATCCTCTCCAAGCGTCCGATGGAGGACGTCACGCCGCGCCTGCCCGGCGACGATGCGGACAACCATTCGCGCTACATGGAGGCGCTGATCCCCGGCGCCCGCGGCGTGGTGCGCGTCGGCTGCCTCTACGCCCCCAACGGCAACCCGATCGGTACCGAGAAGTTCAGCTACAAGCTCGCCTGGCACGAAAGGCTGAACAAGCGCGCCAAGGCGCTGCTGGCCGACGAGGAGGCCGTGGCGCTGCTGGGCGACTACAACATCATTCCCATGCCGGAGGACTGCAAGGATCCCAAGAGCTGGATCAAGGACGCGCTCTACCAGCCGGAGTCGCGCGCCGCGTTCCGCCGCCTCGCCCATCTCGGCTATACCGACGCCTTCCGCGCCTGCAACGCCGAGCCACATCAGTACACCTTCTGGGATTACTTCGCGGGCTCCTTCGAGCGCAACAACGGCATCCGCATCGACCACATCATGCTGAGCCCGCAGGCCGCCGACACGCTGAAGACCTGCGTGATCGACAAATTCGTCCGCGAGCGCGAAAAGCCGTCCGACCACACGCCGATCTGGTGCGAGCTGGACATCTAG
- a CDS encoding acetyl-CoA C-acetyltransferase, translating to MTDAYIIDAVRTPRGVGKYPKGALSQIHPQRLGSTVLKALAERNGIDTAEVDDVIWGTSSQRGPQSCDLGRMSALDAGYDMRSSGVTLDRFCGSGITSVNLAASTIMAGMADLVVAGGTEMMSMPNRRSAEDGPPLFDMGNLHLRGLHPQTNQGICADAIATMEGISRADVDALALESQKRAAAAIAGGHFKKSLVTVYNEDGTVALDHEEFPRPQTTAEGLAALKPSFEQLADVPLNGDGLTFRSLILQKYPELKINHIHHAGNSSGVVDGAAALLLASPDYAKAHGLKPRARVVATANQGDCPTLMLNAPVPATRRVLARAGLTLDDIDLFEINEAFAVVAEKFIRDLKLDRDKVNVNGGAMALGHPIGATGSMLIGTMLDELERRDLKRGLITMCAGGGMAPAIIIERVN from the coding sequence ATGACCGACGCATACATCATCGACGCCGTCCGCACGCCGCGCGGCGTCGGCAAATATCCCAAGGGCGCGCTGTCCCAGATCCATCCGCAGCGCCTGGGCTCGACGGTCCTCAAGGCGCTGGCGGAGCGCAACGGCATCGACACGGCGGAGGTCGACGACGTGATCTGGGGCACCAGCTCGCAGCGCGGGCCGCAGAGCTGCGATCTCGGCCGGATGTCGGCGCTCGATGCCGGTTACGACATGCGCAGCAGCGGCGTGACGCTGGACCGCTTCTGCGGTTCGGGCATCACCTCGGTGAACCTCGCGGCCTCGACCATCATGGCCGGGATGGCCGATCTGGTGGTGGCCGGCGGCACCGAGATGATGTCGATGCCCAACCGCCGCAGCGCGGAAGACGGTCCGCCGCTGTTCGACATGGGCAATCTGCATCTGCGCGGGCTGCATCCCCAGACCAATCAGGGCATCTGCGCCGACGCCATTGCGACCATGGAAGGCATCAGCCGCGCCGACGTCGATGCGCTGGCGCTGGAAAGCCAGAAGCGTGCCGCGGCGGCGATCGCCGGCGGGCACTTCAAGAAGAGCTTGGTGACCGTTTACAACGAGGACGGCACGGTCGCGCTCGACCATGAGGAATTTCCACGCCCGCAGACCACCGCCGAAGGCTTGGCGGCGCTGAAGCCGTCCTTCGAGCAGCTCGCCGACGTGCCGCTCAACGGCGACGGGCTGACCTTCCGCAGCCTGATCTTGCAGAAATATCCCGAGCTGAAGATCAACCACATCCATCATGCCGGCAATTCCTCCGGCGTGGTCGACGGTGCGGCGGCGCTGCTGCTGGCGTCGCCCGATTACGCGAAGGCGCATGGCCTCAAGCCCCGCGCCCGCGTCGTGGCGACCGCTAACCAGGGCGACTGTCCGACGTTGATGCTCAACGCGCCGGTGCCCGCGACGCGCCGCGTGCTGGCGCGCGCCGGCCTGACGCTGGACGACATCGACCTGTTCGAGATCAACGAAGCCTTCGCCGTGGTGGCGGAGAAGTTCATCCGCGACCTCAAGCTCGACCGCGACAAGGTCAACGTGAACGGCGGCGCGATGGCGCTCGGCCATCCGATCGGCGCCACCGGCTCGATGCTGATCGGCACGATGCTCGATGAGCTCGAGCGCCGCGACCTCAAGCGCGGCCTGATCACGATGTGCGCCGGCGGCGGCATGGCGCCCGCAATCATCATCGAGCGGGTGAATTGA
- a CDS encoding histidine phosphatase family protein, whose protein sequence is MTYLPDTKSRRRIYLMRHGHVDYLARHVVSEGAINIVPLTKRGRLQAEAAGAALSHVAFDRAVCSGYPRTHETASHVLAAQKSPPPLEIDAGLVEIVGGPMNPPPQSREELIERMKQRFSAAGAPDAATPDGAEAYAAAQGRAVAVLTRLLKAPGWHTMLVVAHEGINRLVLSWACGAGLAAMGAFEQDTGCINVLDFDLDADGAVARAMIKSVNLTPYNWLKHGMNLTSLEAIFERNATEELR, encoded by the coding sequence ATGACCTATCTCCCGGACACCAAATCCCGCCGCCGCATCTATCTGATGCGGCACGGGCATGTGGACTACCTCGCCAGGCATGTGGTGAGCGAAGGCGCGATCAACATCGTGCCGCTCACCAAACGCGGCCGGCTGCAGGCCGAGGCGGCCGGCGCCGCGCTCAGCCATGTCGCATTCGATCGGGCGGTCTGCTCGGGCTATCCGCGCACCCATGAGACGGCTTCCCATGTGCTGGCGGCGCAGAAGAGCCCGCCGCCGCTCGAGATCGACGCGGGCCTGGTCGAGATCGTCGGCGGCCCGATGAACCCGCCGCCCCAGAGCCGCGAGGAGCTCATCGAGCGGATGAAGCAGCGCTTCTCCGCCGCGGGCGCGCCGGACGCGGCCACGCCCGACGGCGCCGAGGCCTATGCCGCGGCGCAGGGCCGTGCCGTCGCAGTGCTGACGCGGCTGCTGAAGGCGCCGGGCTGGCATACGATGCTGGTCGTGGCGCATGAGGGGATCAACCGGCTGGTGCTGAGCTGGGCCTGCGGCGCGGGCCTCGCGGCAATGGGCGCCTTCGAGCAGGACACCGGCTGCATCAACGTGCTGGACTTCGACCTCGATGCCGATGGCGCGGTCGCGCGCGCGATGATCAAATCGGTGAACCTGACGCCGTACAACTGGCTCAAGCACGGGATGAACCTGACCAGCCTGGAAGCGATCTTCGAGCGCAACGCGACGGAAGAGTTGCGCTGA
- a CDS encoding CaiB/BaiF CoA-transferase family protein has product MGPLKGVRVVEFAGIGPGPFAAMLLSDMGADVIRIDRKGGRSPAKTEVTYRGRKAVALDLKKPEGVEAALKLIDKADALIEGFRPGVMERNGVGPDVCLKRNPKLVYGRMTGWGQTGPLAMAAGHDINYIALTGALHGMGNAGKKPVPPLNLVGDFGGGALYLAFGVVCGILEAKTSGKGQVVDTAMTDGAASLMAMFYGMNAMGMWKDERGVNLLDSGAHFYDTYETKDGKYVALGSIEPQFYKELLEKTGIDDPAFAAQMDRNAWPALSDKLAAVIRTKTRDEWDAIMLGSDVCYAPVLSLGEAPKHPHNVARRTFVEIGGVTQPAPAPRFSRTVPQVQGPPEGADNAAALAAWGFSGEDVAKLQSAGAI; this is encoded by the coding sequence ATGGGTCCCCTGAAGGGTGTTCGGGTGGTGGAATTTGCCGGGATCGGACCGGGGCCTTTCGCGGCCATGCTGCTGTCCGACATGGGGGCGGACGTCATCCGGATCGACCGCAAGGGCGGGCGCTCACCGGCCAAGACCGAGGTCACCTATCGGGGCCGCAAGGCGGTCGCGCTCGACCTGAAAAAGCCGGAAGGCGTCGAGGCGGCGCTCAAGCTGATCGACAAGGCCGATGCCCTGATCGAAGGCTTCCGTCCCGGCGTGATGGAACGCAACGGCGTGGGTCCCGATGTGTGTCTCAAGCGCAATCCCAAGCTCGTCTATGGCCGGATGACCGGCTGGGGCCAGACCGGGCCGCTGGCGATGGCGGCGGGGCACGACATCAACTACATCGCGCTGACCGGCGCGCTGCATGGCATGGGCAATGCCGGCAAGAAGCCGGTGCCGCCGCTCAACCTGGTCGGCGATTTCGGCGGCGGCGCGCTCTACCTCGCCTTCGGCGTGGTGTGCGGCATCCTCGAAGCGAAGACGTCCGGCAAGGGCCAGGTCGTCGACACCGCGATGACCGACGGCGCGGCGTCGCTGATGGCGATGTTCTACGGCATGAACGCCATGGGCATGTGGAAGGACGAGCGCGGCGTGAACCTGCTCGACAGCGGGGCGCATTTCTACGACACCTATGAGACCAAGGACGGCAAGTACGTCGCGCTCGGCTCGATCGAGCCGCAATTCTACAAAGAGCTGCTCGAGAAGACCGGGATCGACGATCCGGCCTTCGCGGCACAGATGGATCGCAATGCCTGGCCGGCGCTCAGCGACAAGCTCGCCGCGGTCATCAGGACCAAAACGCGCGACGAGTGGGACGCGATCATGCTGGGCTCCGACGTGTGCTACGCACCGGTGCTGTCGCTGGGCGAAGCACCGAAGCATCCGCACAACGTGGCGCGCCGGACCTTCGTCGAGATCGGCGGCGTGACGCAGCCGGCGCCGGCGCCGCGCTTCTCGCGCACCGTGCCGCAGGTGCAGGGGCCGCCCGAAGGCGCCGACAACGCGGCGGCGCTGGCGGCCTGGGGCTTCTCGGGCGAGGATGTCGCGAAACTGCAAAGCGCGGGTGCGATTTGA
- a CDS encoding DsbA family oxidoreductase, protein MQIDIVSDTVCPWCFIGKRRLARALAMRPDVPVELFWRPFRLDPAIPREGVDRKAYMKAKFGDNPRSGAMAEALRSEGAGEGIEFAFDKIARTPNTLDSHRLIRWAGGAGAQDAVVERLFKAYFLDGRDIGDAAVLTDIAAEAGMNAQLVGELLAGDADLAVVEREAGMANQMGISGVPTFIFDSRFMISGAREPEVLARIMDKALQAEPQAQVAP, encoded by the coding sequence ATGCAGATCGACATTGTCTCCGACACGGTGTGTCCGTGGTGTTTCATTGGCAAGCGCCGGCTGGCGCGGGCGCTGGCGATGCGGCCGGATGTCCCGGTCGAGCTGTTCTGGCGGCCGTTCCGGCTCGACCCGGCCATCCCGCGCGAAGGAGTCGACCGAAAGGCCTATATGAAAGCCAAGTTCGGCGACAATCCACGCAGCGGCGCGATGGCCGAGGCGCTGCGCAGCGAGGGGGCGGGCGAGGGCATCGAATTTGCGTTCGACAAGATCGCCAGGACGCCGAACACGCTCGACTCGCATCGCCTGATCCGCTGGGCGGGCGGCGCCGGGGCGCAGGACGCGGTGGTCGAGCGGCTGTTCAAAGCCTATTTCCTCGACGGGCGCGATATCGGCGACGCGGCGGTCCTCACCGACATCGCCGCCGAGGCCGGCATGAACGCGCAGCTGGTCGGCGAACTCCTGGCCGGCGACGCCGATCTGGCCGTCGTCGAGCGCGAGGCCGGCATGGCCAACCAGATGGGCATCTCGGGCGTGCCGACCTTCATCTTCGACAGCCGCTTCATGATTTCCGGTGCGCGCGAGCCGGAGGTCCTCGCCCGCATCATGGATAAGGCTTTGCAAGCGGAGCCGCAGGCGCAGGTGGCGCCGTGA
- a CDS encoding SDR family NAD(P)-dependent oxidoreductase, which yields MSYDLTGRVAFVTGASSGLGRHFARVLAGAGAAVALCARRLERLEAVKAEIEAAGGKATAVALDVTDAAAIAPALDAAEAALGPVDILVNNAGLSVLGLAADISAADFDKVMATNLRAPFLLATEVGRRLIAAGREGRIINIASIGAYRVLPGTTPYCISKAGLAMMTQCLAREWARKGIAVNALCPGFIETELNDEWFASEKGKKQIDGFPRKRLARETDLDGLLLLLASDASRAITGSLLTVDDGQAL from the coding sequence ATGAGCTACGACCTCACCGGACGCGTCGCCTTCGTCACCGGCGCCAGCAGCGGCCTCGGCCGCCACTTCGCCCGAGTCCTGGCCGGCGCCGGCGCTGCCGTCGCGCTCTGCGCCCGCCGCCTGGAGCGCCTCGAAGCGGTCAAGGCCGAGATCGAAGCCGCCGGCGGCAAGGCGACCGCCGTCGCGCTCGACGTGACCGATGCGGCCGCCATCGCCCCGGCGCTGGACGCGGCGGAGGCCGCGCTGGGTCCGGTGGACATCCTGGTGAACAATGCCGGCCTCAGCGTGCTCGGCCTTGCTGCCGACATCTCCGCCGCCGATTTCGACAAGGTGATGGCGACCAATCTTCGGGCGCCGTTCCTGCTGGCGACCGAGGTCGGCCGCCGCCTGATCGCGGCCGGGCGCGAGGGTCGCATCATCAACATCGCGAGCATCGGCGCCTATCGCGTTCTGCCCGGCACGACGCCCTACTGCATCTCCAAGGCGGGCCTCGCGATGATGACGCAATGCCTGGCGCGCGAATGGGCCCGCAAGGGGATCGCCGTCAACGCGCTGTGCCCCGGCTTCATCGAGACCGAGCTCAACGACGAATGGTTCGCGAGCGAGAAAGGCAAGAAGCAGATCGACGGCTTCCCGCGCAAGCGGCTGGCCCGGGAAACCGATCTCGACGGGTTGCTCCTGCTGCTGGCTTCGGACGCCAGCCGCGCGATCACCGGCTCGCTGCTGACGGTGGACGACGGACAGGCGCTATGA